The Apodemus sylvaticus chromosome 4, mApoSyl1.1, whole genome shotgun sequence nucleotide sequence GGGTGGCCGCCCATTGTGGagtgccagaggcctccagaccaCACTCGCTGAAGCCCGAGGGGCTGCAGACCTGGGTTGCAGGAATGAGCCAGGCACCACTAGATTCTCTGGTCCTGTTCTCAGCTCCAAAACAGCAAAAGCTTTAGCTTCTCTCAGGGATTCCTATTTGCACCCCAAAGTTCAGCGGCAGCTTTCAGCTTGCTGTGTATCTCAAGATCAAATAACACAAAACACAGGCTTGACAATCGGTCTCTTCCTGTGAGAAATTCAGGGTCATCCATGATAACAGCGAATACAAGCTGAATTTCATTATGAAAATTCTTGGAGCCAGACGTGTTTTGTTTTGGGgcgtgtatatgtatacataatgaAATGTCTTGATGGAACTCATGTCTAGACAAGCATTCCACCAATACCCaacatacaccacatatacaaATAGCCTGAAGGTGATTTCCTGCAGCCTGTGAAGTGAGCCTGCGCTTTGAGTAAAGCCCATTAGATGAGgccctgggtgggtgggtgggtttggGATTTTCCACTACCGCATCATGCTGATGCTTCAAAACTTTGTGACTTTGGAGCATTTGGGGTTACCAGTTTGGATAGTGAACTTGCACGAGGAAAGACAAGCAGGGAAACGAAGCTAGACATCTGAAGGGGGAGTCTCaggagtgtgcatgcacacacgcacacacgcacgcacgcacgcacgcatgccgCTGAAGCGCTAccacagctcccagctcccagtgCTAACGAAAAAGGTCAACGTGAAGGGAGGTTCTCATCAGAGCCAGCAGTCCCCCTGTGAGGCTCTGATTCTCCAGGGTCACTCCACCCTCGGGAGCAGGAACTGACTTCCTGGGTGGCAGCTATACTCCGGAGCCCTGTCCACAGATGCTCTACACATCTGTTGCTTGCAGGTGGGAAACAGACATTCTCAGCCAAGTGACATTTCTCAGCCCCAGAGAAGAGAAATTCTCAGGTAGAGAATGAAAGGAGGGCGTCTGGGGAGTGTGAAGGCGCTGTCCCCTTGTCCCCAGACTTTTGCAGAAAGGGCCCTCCCACAGGCGTTCTACTGGTGGGTTTTGTCTTTGCTTATTTCTGTTTGTTGGttggtgggtttgttttttgagacagcctcatTACATAGCCATAGTTTCATGTCCTGAAACTGAcccactatgtaaaccaggctggactTAAGCTCAGAGAAGGATCAGCCCatttctgactcccaagtgctaggattagaaaagatgtgcaccaccacacctggccttgttcatgattttattttttaaagatttattttatttatctaagtacactgtagctgtcttcagacataccaggagagggtgtcagatcccattacagatggttgtgagccaccatgtggctgctgggaattgaactcaggacctctggaaggcaatcagtgctcctaaccactgagccatctctccagccccatatccCATCTTTCACGTGGGTTCTGTGATCGTCAGACTGGCTTGGTGGCCAAGGCTTTGCCACATAAAGCCTTTGCCTGCTCTCAATCTTCATCTCCCTTCATGCTGGTTCTGTAGAACTAATTGCTCAACAAATTATCtgtataaatcttatttttagtATAATTGTACTATTCATACTGGTGTTTTATgcagaaagcaaacagaaaaggcCCCACATCTTCCTGTACAGAAGCCCCACTGAACTGCCCAACAGCTCAGAACTGGCCACGTGTGGTCCCCGGGCTGTGAGCTCAACACTTAGGAGTTTGAGGCAGGACATCCAGCATCTGAGGTCAGCTGGATGTCACggtgtgaccctgtctcaacagaGCAAGTGGGATGTATAACATAAAAAGTTCAACATATAGAAAGAAacaaatgggggctggagagatggctcagcggttaggaacactgactgttcttccagaggtcccgagttcaaatcccagcatccacatggtggctcacaaccatctgtaaaggatatgatgccctcttctgctgtgtctgaagacagctgcaatgtatttatatacataaaataaataattcctttaaaaaaagaatcttaaaaaaagaaacaaataaaaaggcaGTCTTCTCCTGAGGATGTCTGCATGACGCACAGATCATTGCAGGAGTCTGGGGGGTCACTACACTGAGCTGTACAATACAGTGGCCCTGCCCCCATCGATTcctttgggggaggggttctCAATCCCTGTTAACAATTCAAAGCCATTtcctaaataatttttattttgaatctcAAAATAGGGAGGTATAGACTTTGAAAAATGAGAGATGAAAGTTAGATATCACGAAGGACTTCCTTGGGGCCAGGGAGATGTGTGTAGGAGGTGAAGAGCTTGCTGGGCGAGCATTAGGATCTGAGTTCAGCTCCCTCGGCACACAAGTCAGACATAGCAAGGCTCATTCATGATGTCAGCACAGAGGGCAGAGGGGGGCAGGTGCCAGGGcttgctggctgtctcctctggtCGTGTTGGCGAGTTGCAGGTTCACTGAGGAGCCCTGCGTATGAGGCAGAGGAAACGCATctacctctacacacacacacacacacctgtgtgcactCACCTGTACACATGAGAAAACCGACACCCTGGACACAGGGAGAGGGGGACTTtccagaaggaggaaggagaatctTGTGTGTAGAGGAGACATGGCCGCAGCAGGGCCACAGCAGCAGGGAGAACTGACATATCTCTGTTGGGGCCAGGTAGGTGAGTGGCTGCTGGAGCAGGATGTTCTAGCTCCTTCTCTGAGCAGGGAATAGCAAGGGCAGCCTGCCCCGCTGCCACCGCGGGCTGAAGGCTTTGTTCCGGCGCTCATGGGGGAGGCAGTTATGCCTGGGGAATTCGTCCTGCCCACAGGAGCCCGGCACTGGAATGGCTTCCGTTGGTTGGTGGGTGTGACCAGACCAGAGGAGGCCTCATGACACCCCCTCCgctgcctctccttcccctgccctgcccacccCCAGGCTTCCAGGATGTGCATGTCATGGTCTTCGTGGGCTTTGGCTTCCTCATGGTCTTTCTACAGCGGTACGGATTCAGCAGCGTGGCCTTTACGTTCCTAGTGGCCACCTTCACCCTGCAGTGGGCCACACTGCTCCAAGGCTTCCTCCACTCTTTCCATGGTGGCCACATCCACATTGGCGTCGAGAGGTGGGCATAGTAAGCCCCTGGCTCCCCCAaagaccccactccccaaaggaCGAGCCCTGACCTTCGGGTCTGCTCGCTGACTCCTGCGCTGCCCCCAGAACCACCTTCTCCAGGCCACATTCTGCCCTCACTGTCTGCCCTGTgtccccacacactcacacacccctcTCTTTAGTCCTCTGTCACCGGATCTCCTAGGAGGACAGGCAGCCAGTGAGGCATGGCTCCTCCTACCTGCTGCTGCTTCAACCTAGAGTGGGCTTAGCCCATCACTTCACAAgggcttctccctcctctccaagGGTGGGTGGTCCTCCTGGGCTACCCAGGGAGAGGCGTCCCAGCACTGACCCTCCTCGCCGCGCCCTGCACGCCCGCGCCGCGCCGTGCCCCTCTGCCCGATGGGGCCGGGAGCCACTTTGGAACCACTTTCCTTCCACCCTCCGCGACTGCAGCTTGATCAACGCCGACTTCTGTGCGGGCGCTGTGCTCATCTCCTTCGGGGCTGTTCTGGGCAAGACCGGGCCAGCCCAGCTGCTGCTAATGGCCCTCCTGGAGGCAGTGCTGTTTAGCGTCAATGAGTTCATACTGCTCAGTCTCCTGGGGGTAAGTCTGGCCAGGAGGGGGTGAGACCTGGGTGTCCGTCCAGCTCTGGGATCGGAGAGGTGGATGGAGGGCAGGGGCTGCCTCACTACCTCCACCCTTCTCCCCAGGTGAGGGACGCCGGAGGGTCTATGACCATTCACACCTTTGGGGCCTACTTTGGGCTGTTCCTCTCACGGGTCCTCTACAGATCCCAGCTGGAGAAGAGCAAGCACCGCCAGAGCTCTGTCTACAACTCTGACCTCTTTGCCATGATTGGTGAGGCCCTGCTGAGAAAAGGGGCGGGGCCTGCAGAGCACCTCGCCTTAGGAAGGTCTTCCGGCCCTGCCTTGCTTTGGGTCCTTCCTACCGGCTCGCGAGGGGCCTGCGATCTGTGCTCATCACTACCCCTAACTTATGACCCAGTACTGGGTACACATATGTCCATACCAGGCCCTGGGGTCTTCCCAAGTCCACCTCAGTCCTGCGTGAAACTTTCCTGGCCTACGCGGCCCACGTGTGGAGCCATCCCAACCCCCTGCGAAGTTCTTCCTCCCCCGTGGCCCTGCCAGCCCGGGCCACCTGTGCTTGAGTTTGCTTCCTCTAAGAACCCCTTCTCCTCACAGCCCCAGAAACCCGCACTGTCAGGCAGGAAGTCGGGGCCCCGGATCCCCCAGGGCACAGTAGGGCCTGTTTCCTCCAGGTTCCCACCTCGGcctctgtcctctctgccctctctgcccTCCCAGCCCGCCATCTGGAACTCATGTTTCCTTGGGGTGTTGAATATGGCCGTCGGTTCCCGCTCTCGCATAGGCAGGGCTGGCTTGATCtccttgccctcttctggcgcACTGTGAGACAGCTGAGCCCGCGTTGCTCTGGgcaacccttccttccttcccacgaGAAGCTTCCGGgtaaaggggtggggaggggatggaggggtCAAGTCGCCTGAAGCCTGAGAactaccagcacttgggaggcagaggcaggcagatctctgcgttcaaggccagcctggtctacagagggagttccaggacagccggggctacacagagaaatcctgtgtcaaaaaacaaacatcaacaacaacaaaccaaggaagaaagaaagaaaaggaaaacaaaacaaaacacacacacacacacacacacacacacacacagagagagagagagagagagagagagagagagagagagagacttgaagcagCCTGTTCAAGACCTGCTTTTTGCCCCAGTGCCGAGCCGGTACCCCCAGCATCCTGGCCCAGACCCCTGAAGCCTGTAGGGGCCACCTTCTCTAGAAGGTAGCTGAGTTGGTACagccaccccaccctcacccccaccccccaccctcacccccaccccctactcccatcccccatccccctatATATGAGTGCCCACAGCTGCTGTCTGTTAACAGCCTCTACCtggctccttcccttccttttctggttcttttggtttggtttggtttccctgtgtccctggctgtcctagaactcactctgtagaccaggctggccatctgctagcctctgcctcctaagtgctccCACTGCCCCACCCTTTTCTGGTTCTTAAGAGAGGTGgtgtgctggggatggaagccaGAGTGCGGCATGTGCTGGGCAGGCAAGCTGGCCTGTTGAGCTCAGACCAGGTCCTTCTTGAGCGGTTAGGCCTGCTGGGCCGTGAAGCAGACATTTAGGGGCCTTGCTCTCCCAACGCTCACTTTAGGAAGATGGTGTTTTTATCAGTTCCAGGAACTGGCGCGCAAACAGGCGGCTTAGTAATCACTGACCTGTAGTGCAGCGCCCCCTGGTGGCAGGGCCGCTCGCTACCAGATGCTCACCGTGGCTACCCGCTTGTTTAGGGACCATCTTCCTGTGGGTTTTCTGGCCCAGCTTCAACTCTGCGCCGACGGCGCTGGGGGATGGGCAGCACCGGACCGTGGTCAACACGTACTATTCCCTCACCGCAAGCACCCTCAGTACTTTCGCCTTGTCGGCCCTTGTCAGTGGGGATGGACGACTGGACATGGTATGGGGAAGTGGGTGGACAGCTCGACAAAGGGAAGAGATAGTTAAGCATGGACGTCCCCAGGGGCAAGCATTGAACCTCCGTCTGCAAGCAGGGGAGTGGGATTAGATCCGGGGTGGGGGGAGTATATGAAAGCTGGCGAGGTGGTATCTAGGTGAAGGAAGATGTAATGAGGGCGGGCGGCTGCGATGTGTGGGCATGACCGTCTATTAAGATACCTTGGCGGTTTTGTCCTTTAAGGTCCACATCCAGAATGCAGCGCTGGCCGGAGGTGTTGTGGTGGGGACATCAAGTGAGATGATGTTGACACCCTTCGGGGCTCTGGCAGCTGGCTTCCTGGCTGGGACGGTCTCCACGCTGGGGTATAAGTTCTTTACGGTATGGTTGCTTCTCAGGACAGGGACTAAATGTGGGAGGGAAGGAACCTGGATCAGTGACACAGGATTCCCAGACCTTCTGCTACTTCCCCACCAGGTCCTGGATactgatagatagattgattatCCACCCTGTTTATCCAAGCCTGACTATCCCCCTATCCTCCAGCCTGTCCTTGAATCCAGATTTAAACTGCAAGACACCTGCGGTGTTCACAACCTCCACGGGATGCCAGGGCTTCTGGGAGCCATCCTTGGAGTCGTGGTGGCCGCGCTGGCCACCCATGAAGCTTATGGAGATGGGTGAGTTCCTCCTCTCCGAAGTGAGAGCCAAGGGGGAAAAGATTCCCGCCTGTTCTCAGCCACCCATTTGGCCCCACCCACCAGTGCGGTGAGAGCCCAGGGCCGGCCTGGCCTGACCTCCTGGTCAGAGCCATGCATGGCCATTAGGTAAACAATCTTCCCGTCAGGTCCAGGAAGAGAGGATAGCCTTGGGAGTCCACATCTCACAATGTGAGGGAGAAGTAGGGCAGGCAAAAGAGACCCTTGACTGGGTTCTGAGAGGTGTGTGGAGTTGTCTGGCTTAGGAGAGGAGGGCGCTTGAAGTGGGCCTGACTGGGCAAAGGCCCGGGGGTCCCTGGACACCCTCTGACTGCCCGCAGGCATGAGTGTCACATGACCAGCCCTGGCTGCCTGTTCCGCATCCATCTTTCCCTGTCTGGTCTCCCTTCAGCCTGAAGAGTGTGTTTCCGCTCATAGCCAAGGGTCAGCGCAGTGCCACGTCTCAGGCCGTGTATCAGCTCTTCGGAATGTTTGTCACACTGGTGTTTGCCGCTGTGGGTGGCAGCCTTGGAGGTGAGCAGCTTTAGCTGGGCAGGGTGTCAGGTCAGAGCCCCCAGGAGGGGTGCCCAGGAGGAAGGGCAAGGGCTGCTTGTCCTTCCTGTAGGCTCACTTCCACCAAGACCCTCTCAGAACCCCTGCCTGTGACGTGAGGGGGCAGCATGGCCTCTGAGTGAGAGGATGCTGGTGTCAGACCACACCCtccagagggaaggaaggctCCTCTCTGGCTTGTGTGCTGACTTTCTTGTGTTGCTCTCTTGTGCCACTAGCAGGAAGGGGGCCTAGCTCACCCTGGTTCTAAGCCTTCCACAGAGGCTGTCTGCTCACTGGTCCTGGACCAGACATCCCCTCCTGATAATCTGGCCTTAAGAACAAAACCTGATGCGTCACATCCCTACCCACTGGCACCCACCCTCATGCTGAACTCCCTATGGTCTAGTCCCCTGGTCGTGCTTCATGCGATAACTGTCCCCTGGGCCCTCCCATGCGGAAGGCCACAGAAAGGTGAGCCACTATGTTTCACACTAGAATCACGATGCAGCCAGCCGCAGCCATGAAGAAAGTCTCTCAGTTCTACCGACTGGTCTCCTTGTGGGTAATTTGACAGTGGAGCCACCTTGCAGGGCTGTACCTTCTCAGAAAGGTGGACTCAACAGCCCTTGGCACAGGCTTGGGTCCACCACGTTGTCTTCAAGTTTACCAACCTGTGGCCCTGGGTGGCAGCCTCTCCCCTGGGCAGGGATGGAGGACCCTTATACATCCTTCCTTGTGTCCACTAGGGCTCCTGCTGAGGCTTCCCTTCCTGGACGCCCCTCCAGACTCCCAGTGCTTCGAGGACCAGGTTTACTGGGAGGTAAGATACCCACTGTTTGGCGTTTGTCCCCCGAACGGCCCCCTCTCTACTACCCTGCCTTACCTTGGGCTACCGCTTGCCTCCTTCCTTGTTTGTGGGCTCCTTCTCAAGGCCCCCTGGAATGTTCCTTCACCCCTCCCTGCTTTGCAGGTACCTGAGGAGCCGGAGGCTGAGACCCAGAGGCCTCTGCGGGCTGAGGAGCAAGATGTCCAGGCCTAATTGCTGTCAGCATGCCACTGTCCTCAGGGAAGACAATGGCTCCCGCCAAGAGAGCCTTCTCTGCCTTTGTCACTGTTGTGCCAGGAAG carries:
- the Rhbg gene encoding ammonium transporter Rh type B, producing the protein MARVPRHRRLVLPLLCLLFQGATALLFAIFVRYNHETDAALWHWGNHSNADNEFYFRYPSFQDVHVMVFVGFGFLMVFLQRYGFSSVAFTFLVATFTLQWATLLQGFLHSFHGGHIHIGVESLINADFCAGAVLISFGAVLGKTGPAQLLLMALLEAVLFSVNEFILLSLLGVRDAGGSMTIHTFGAYFGLFLSRVLYRSQLEKSKHRQSSVYNSDLFAMIGTIFLWVFWPSFNSAPTALGDGQHRTVVNTYYSLTASTLSTFALSALVSGDGRLDMVHIQNAALAGGVVVGTSSEMMLTPFGALAAGFLAGTVSTLGYKFFTPVLESRFKLQDTCGVHNLHGMPGLLGAILGVVVAALATHEAYGDGLKSVFPLIAKGQRSATSQAVYQLFGMFVTLVFAAVGGSLGGLLLRLPFLDAPPDSQCFEDQVYWEVPEEPEAETQRPLRAEEQDVQA